The proteins below are encoded in one region of Hordeum vulgare subsp. vulgare chromosome 3H, MorexV3_pseudomolecules_assembly, whole genome shotgun sequence:
- the LOC123440801 gene encoding protein SRG1 produces the protein MPWFSPARHPLNLPWRPLFPRRPSGAALSELTCDVTPHPPTTARTNPSDLSLSLSVASLYIRPHDGTKIRQRSAMASAAVCSPKQQQQQRRRDEEGETDGGVVKIGRVDDVQELQKACAGDVPERYLRDGDDRPGGANVCAHAEIPVIDAGELRRGGGGGDELEKLRRACEEWGFFQVVNHGIDGELLDEMERLSREFFMLPLEEKERYPMAPGGIQGYGHAFVFSEDQKLDWCNMLALGVSPAFIRQPKLWPTTPAAFTDTLERYSAEVRALCHRLLERIAETLGLAPGTFAGMFGDAVQAVRMNFYPPCPRPDLVLGLSAHSDGSAVTVLQQDAGRAGLQVLRDGAWVPVHPVPHALVVNLGDSLEVLTNGRYKSVEHRAVTNGEQDRLSIVTFYAPAYDVELGPLPELVADGEPCRYRRFKHGEYSRHYVTSKLEGKKTLDFAKIN, from the exons ATGCCGTGGTTTTCACCGGCACGACACCCTCTTAATCTTCCATGGCGTCCTCTGTTTCCTCGCCGCCCGAGTGGAGCTGCGCTGAGTGAGCTCACGTGTGACGTAACACCACACCCACCAACAACGGCCAGGACGAATCCcagtgatctctctctctctctctcggtagcCAGCCTATATATACGACCGCACGACGGCACCAAGATTCGGCAGCGATCGGCAATGGCTTCTGCGGCCGTCTGCTCCcctaagcagcagcagcagcagcggcggcgggatGAGGAGGGGGAGACGGATGGTGGGGTTGTGAAGATCGGGCGGGTGGACGACGTGCAGGAGCTGCAGAAGGCGTGCGCGGGCGACGTGCCGGAGCGGTACCTCCGGGACGGCGACGACCGGCCGGGCGGCGCCAACGTCTGCGCGCACGCGGAGATCCCTGTCATCGATGCCGGCGAGCTCCggcgcggcggtggcggcggggacGAGCTGGAGAAGCTCAGGAGAGCCTGCGAGGAGTGGGGCTTCTTCCAG GTCGTGAACCATGGCATCGACGGCGAGCTGCTGGACGAGATGGAGAGGTTGTCGAGGGAGTTCTTCATGCTGCCGCTGGAGGAGAAGGAGCGCTACCCCATGGCGCCGGGCGGCATCCAGGGCTACGGCCACGCCTTCGTCTTCTCCGAAGACCAGAAGCTCGACTGGTGCAACATGCTGGCGCTCGGCGTGTCCCCGGCGTTCATCCGGCAGCCCAAACTCTGGCCGACCACGCCGGCCGCCTTCACCGACACGCTGGAAAGGTACTCCGCCGAGGTCAGGGCGCTCTGCCATCGCCTCCTGGAGCGCATCGCCGAGACGCTGGGCCTGGCACCGGGCACGTTCGCGGGCATGTTCGGCGACGCGGTGCAGGCCGTGCGGATGAACTTCTACCCGCCGTGCCCGCGGCCGGACCTGGTGCTGGGGCTGAGCGCGCACTCCGACGGGAGCGCGGTCACCGTGCTCCAGCAGGACGCCGGCCGCGCGGGGCTGCAGGTGCTCAGGGACGGCGCGTGGGTGCCCGTGCACCCCGTCCCGCACGCCCTCGTCGTCAACCTCGGCGACTCGCTCGAGGTGCTCACCAACGGCAGGTACAAGAGCGTCGAGCACCGGGCGGTGACCAACGGCGAGCAGGATCGGCTGTCCATCGTGACGTTCTACGCACCGGCATACGACGTAGAGCTCGGCCCACTGCCGGAGCTCGTCGCCGACGGGGAGCCGTGCCGGTACCGGAGGTTCAAGCACGGCGAGTACAGCCGGCACTACGTCACCAGCAAGCTCGAGGGCAAGAAGACGCTGGACTTCGCCAAGATCAACTAG